Genomic segment of Paenibacillaceae bacterium GAS479:
TTCACTAGCTAAGGGCAATCATGCTAGCCATGCCTATCGCTTGTCCAGGAAGAGTCCTACCATTGTAGCATAGGAGTCAGCTCATTTTCATCCGTTAAAGATTCACCGACCACAAAGGACAGCAAAAGAAGCGGACGAGCATACCAAAGATGTGCTAACATAGCAGTGATATGGGAATACCTTGATTTATTAGAATTAAGTTAAGCCTAACCGCATACCTGCAGGATTGAGCTTTACCGATCTGCCAATCAGGGAAAGAGGTGCAGCCATGAAAATTTCAACAAAAGGCCGTTACGGTCTGACTATTATGATGGAGCTAGCCGCAAAATTCGGCGAGGGACCGATTTCGCTGAAGAGCATCGCCGAGAAAAACCAGCTCTCCGAGCATTATTTGGAGCAGCTCATCGCTCCACTGCGCAACGCTGGACTGGTGAAAAGTGTCCGCGGAGCATACGGAGGCTACATCTTGTCCAAAGAACCCGACACGATAACTGCAGGAGATGTTATCCGTATTTTGGAAGGACCGATTTCTCCAGTAGACTTCACTGAGGAAGATGATCCGGCCAAGCGCAACCTGTGGCTGCGCATCCGTGATAGCATTGCGGAAGTGCTGGATTCCACCACGCTGCTGGATCTTATTCAGTATACGGACAAAAGCGAGAGCGACAGCTACATGTTCTACATTTAAGAACGGAAAGGTCTTGAACGGGCATGGAACGGATTTATTACGATCACGCCGCGACGACGCCGCTGCATCCCGAAGCTGCAAAAGCCATGCTTGCCGTGTTGGAGGGTCCTCCGGGCAACGCATCCAGCCTGCATAGTTTTGGTCGTGATGCCCGCCGCCTCGTGAGCGAGTCCCGCGATAGCATTGCCGCTACAATCGGCTGTAGGCCGGATGAGCTGGTGTTCACCTCTGGCGGCACGGAGGGGGACAATATGGCGCTTAGAGGCGTCATGGAGGCACAGTCCGTCTCCGGCAAGCGCCACTTGATTACAAGCGCGGCGGAGCATCATGCTGTGCTCAAGGAATGTGAGCGGCTGGAGCGGAACGGATACGAGGTCACATACTTGCCAGTTGACAGTGATGGAATCGTGTCCGTGGACAGCCTACAGCAAGCGCTGCGGGATGATACTGGCCTTGTCAGTATTATGTACGCCAACAATGAGACCGGCACTATCCAGCCAATTGCAGAGCTGGCCGGGATTGCCCGCGAGCGTGGAATTCCCTTCCACACGGATGCTGCTCAGGCGTACGGTAAGCTGGCGATCCGGCTTCAGGAGCTGCCTGTGTCACTTTTGACGCTTTCCTCGCATAAGATCAACGGGCCGCAAGGCATCGGAGCATTGTATATTCGTCAAGGAACGCCGCTTCAGCCTTTGCTGGTCGGCGGCTCGCAGGAGCGCAAACGCCGCGGCGGCACGGAAAATTTGGCTGCTCTGGCTGGATTCGCTTGTGCGGCAAGAATCGCTTCACGCGAGCTGGAGTCGCGCACCTTGCGTATGGAGGAGCTGCGAGCGCTCTGGATTCGCCGGATGGACGAGGCGAGTGGCGGCACAGCGATTGTAGCGGGACATTCCGAGCAGTGTTTGCCGGGAATCATCAATTTGATGTTTCCGGGCATCGACCGCGAGTCAATGCTGATGAATCTCGACCTCGCAGGTATTGCCGCTTCCGGCGGCTCTGCCTGCACGGCAGGCGCGTTAGAGCCTTCTCATGTGCTGCGAGCGATGGGGGTACCGGAGGAGCTTGCGAACACGGCGGTTAGATTCAGCTTTGGATTGGGCAATACTACAGAAGAAATGGAGCTTGCGGCGCAAAGAATTGAAACTTTTTTGCATCGT
This window contains:
- a CDS encoding transcriptional regulator, BadM/Rrf2 family yields the protein MKISTKGRYGLTIMMELAAKFGEGPISLKSIAEKNQLSEHYLEQLIAPLRNAGLVKSVRGAYGGYILSKEPDTITAGDVIRILEGPISPVDFTEEDDPAKRNLWLRIRDSIAEVLDSTTLLDLIQYTDKSESDSYMFYI
- a CDS encoding cysteine desulfurase; the protein is MERIYYDHAATTPLHPEAAKAMLAVLEGPPGNASSLHSFGRDARRLVSESRDSIAATIGCRPDELVFTSGGTEGDNMALRGVMEAQSVSGKRHLITSAAEHHAVLKECERLERNGYEVTYLPVDSDGIVSVDSLQQALRDDTGLVSIMYANNETGTIQPIAELAGIARERGIPFHTDAAQAYGKLAIRLQELPVSLLTLSSHKINGPQGIGALYIRQGTPLQPLLVGGSQERKRRGGTENLAALAGFACAARIASRELESRTLRMEELRALWIRRMDEASGGTAIVAGHSEQCLPGIINLMFPGIDRESMLMNLDLAGIAASGGSACTAGALEPSHVLRAMGVPEELANTAVRFSFGLGNTTEEMELAAQRIETFLHRNRKSS